Below is a genomic region from Mus caroli chromosome 13, CAROLI_EIJ_v1.1, whole genome shotgun sequence.
TCTTAAGAAAAAGTGCCCATAGTTTAGTGACAATTTCCAAAGGCTTTAGTACCACCTGTATTTCAAAATGGGGGACCCAAACTCCCGGAAGAAACAAGCTCTGAACAGACTACGTGCtcagcttagaaagaaaaaagaatctctAGCTGACCAGTTTGACTTCAAGATGTATATTGCCTTTGTGTTCAAGGAGAAGGTAATTTAAGTTCTTACTGTGAATTAGTACAAGTGGTTTTTGTAAGTGTATATTATTTGATACTTCATTGTTTTATAAATACTAGGTTTAAGAGTGTTTGGAGAAAGACTACTGCTTTTTACTGCTGGGGTTAGTCTGTGAATAGAGACCTTAGAGAAAATGGAGGGCTTATCATATTGACTGAAATAATTCTAAGGGCTTAGTAGAATACACTTTTAGTTGACATTGGACTGTATAACTGAAACTTTTATGTAGAACAAAAGGGggaactttagtaaagttacCTAGGATGTCTCCATGTAGGTGACATTTCTTACGATACAGTTAATGAAGGAATACAATAAATTTCAGAAGCAGCTAAAACCTGAAATGGTAAATTTTTGTTTAGAATTgctatttttttaacattaaaaatcaaCCAAGAGGATGTTGGGTGTGTTTATGATCTAGTTCCATAGTTAAATATTAGATGAATTTGAGTGAAAGGCAAAGAGAATTCAATGAAAGCAGTATTGTTTTGCAATTCAAGGTGGACATTTGTCAATAGGGCTGTTTGACATAGATTGGGTTATGAATAAAAGAAGTGCAACTTTGACTTTTGCACTGAAAGTGGTCTGCCTCTAATGAGAAATGTAATCTTAGCGTGAAATCTGTTCAGTACTTTTTGTAACTTTCCATGCTTGTTGCCCCAATCTTAAGGTTTGTACTTGAGAACGTTCACCTGTTAGCTCATGGCAAAGTGGTTCCAGAGAAGTTTTTATATTGAAGTATTTTGAAGATGTTATTTTTGATGGATTAGTTGAAGGTGTTGTGATATAGTGATGATACTAGATAGATTTTTCCATAAGATCCATTATATAGTGTTATCATGCATTGGAGTATAGAGTTAGATTGGTAATGAACACTTAATCTTAAATAACTTGGAGACACAATTTGTTTTTTACCTTTTATTAAACATTGATAATTGTAGTCAGATAATATCCAGAAATATTGACTATCATTGAACTTGACTCCATTTCAAGAATAAAATTGTTAATTTGTTTGAATATTTGCATGTTTTAAACTTGTGAGATTTTTATTGCCTGTAGAACCAGTTAAATCAAGTTATATCAACAGTGTATcgctgaatttttttcttttagaagaaaaagtCAGCACTTTTTGAAGTGTCTGAGGTTATACCAGTCATGACAAATAATTACGAAGAAAATATTCTGAAAGGTGTGCGAGATTCCAGCTATTCCTTGGAAAGTTCGCTAGAGCTTCTACAGAAGGATGTGGTACAGCTCCATGCCCCTCGGTACCAGTCTATGAGAAGGGTAAGTTCTGCAAGTCTGCACTGAGGAAATGAGTTGGTGTGAGTTAAAGTGTGCAGTTTTCCCCTGAAAATCAGTAGTTAGCTAGCTAGCCTTATGCTTAGAGGGTGCAGATGTGTAATGTTTTTGCCTCAAGACAAAGTAAAAGACATGGATAAAACATGTAGAAGCACCCATCATTCCTGTTAGGTACTTAAGTATTATAAATAAGACAGTTTTTAAGGACctttaagtgctttttaaaaagattgatttCTAATAAAAGTCTTGGTCACTTGACTTGGATGGAATGACAGTGATGTATGCGATCACCATGACTTGACTTGGATGGAATGACAGGGATGTATGCGATCACCATGACTTGACTTGGATGGAATGACAGTGATGTATGTGATCACCATGACTTGACTTGGATGGAATGACAGNNNNNNNNNNNNNNNNNNNNNNNNNNNNNNNNNNNNNNNNNNNNNNNNNNNNNNNNNNNNNNNNNNNNNNNNNNNNNNNNNNNNNNNNNNNNNNNNNNNNNNNNNNNNNNNNNNNNNNNNNNNNNNNNNNNNNNNNNNNNNNNNNNNNNNNNNNNNNNNNNNNNNNNNNNNNNNNNNNNNNNNNNNNNNNNNNNNNNNNNNNNNNNNNNNNNNNNNNNNNNNNNNNNNNNNNNNNNNNNNNNNNNNNNNNNNNNNNNNNNNNNNNNNNNNNNNNNNNNNNNNNNNNNNNNNNNNNNNNNNNNNNNNNNNNNNNNNNNNNNNNNNNNNNNNNNNNNNNNNNNNNNNNNNNNNNNNNNNNNNNNNNNNNNNNNNNNNNNNNNNNNNNNNNNNNNNNNNNNNNNNNNNNNNNNNNNNNNNNNNNNNNNNNNNNNNNNNNNNNNNNNNNNNNNNNNNNNNNNNNNNNNNNNNNNNNNNNNNNNNNNNNNNNNNNNNNNNNNNNNNNNNNNNNNNNNNNNNNNNNNNNNNNNNNNNNNNNNNNNNNNNNNNNNNNNNNNNNNNNNNNNNNNNNNNNNNNNNNNNNNNNNNNNNNNNNNNNNNNNNNNNNNNNNNNNNNNNNNNNNNNNNNNNNNNNNNNNNNNNNNNNNNNNNNNNNNNNNNNNNNNNNNNNNNNNNNNNNNNNNNNNNNNNNNNNNNNNNNNNNNNNNNNNNNNNNNNNNNNNNNNNNNNNNNNNNNNNNNNNNNNNNNNNNNNNNNNNNNNNNNNNNNNNNNNNNNNNNNNNNNNNNNNNNNNNNNNNNNNNNNNNNNNNNNNNNNNNNNNNNNNNNNNNNNNNNNNNNNNNNNNNNNNNNNNNNNNNNNNNNNNNNNNNNNNNNNNNNNNNNNNNNNNNNNNNNNNNNNNNNNNNNNNNNNNGATCACCATGACTTGACTTGGATGGGATGACAGTGATGTATGTGATCACCATGACTTGACTTGGATGGAATGACAgggatgtatgtatgtgatcaccatgattgctttctctttctgaggGGAGAATATCATGCCCCATTGTAATaagaaaatctaaagaaaatatattactgATAACCTTCAAAACTGTATTACATTGAAGTTAATTTGGTGCATACTCCAAAATTAGTTGAAGCAGTGGAAACATGGAGCTACCTATACTAGTCTGAAGAAGTTCATTGGCCTTAAGGAACAGATAAtggcatgtgatgtttggaagtTAAGTGGAGAAAAGTAGCCAGCAACACATGAAACTATAACTTGGTTTGTATTCGTTTGGAGACATTTTAGCCAGATTACATTTGGttttgaaagatgaaaataaaggcaTATTCACTAATAACGTTAGCTCCCTAGCTAGAGTTTAAGCACATACTGAGGAATGTTTCTGTGTGAGAAATATTGGCTAAGTGACTGGATTCTACAGTGTAAAAGTTAGTACTACAGCTGGAATTAGGTTGTATGCAGTCTGTTACCCTGATGGTACAAAGCGCTGATGCATGACTCTGTAGTTAAGCGATGTTTTTGTACTTTGcttctttaacatttaaaagaaaaatctttgctCTTGTTTTCTAGGATGTAATCGGCTGTACTCAGGAGATGGATTTCATTCTTTGGCCTCGGAATGATATTGAGAAAATTGTTTGTCTCCTGTTTTCTAGGTGGAAGGAATCTGATGAACCTTTTAGGCCTGTTCAGGTATTTGTTTTCAATAAAGTAGTGAGCACTTTGGTGACAATACCTGTAATTGGACTTAAGTTGGAATCTTTGGGAATGTGCTTCTAATAGTTcataaatattttgtctttttaaatattatattagaAAAAACATTAGAATTCTAGACTCtcttagtgtctctggttttaaatgaactttattaaaatcttttagacttttttttctttgacaaagtCTCATGTTGCCTAGACTGACCTAGAATTGCCTTTGTACCCCTGGTGACTTTGAACCTCCTGATCCTACTGGCTCCATTCCTGGTTTACTTAGCTGAACATGGAACCCAGGCCTCATGTATCAGAGGCAGTCACTCAGTCACAGAGCCCCAACTCTAGTCCTCTTTGCTGACTTGTAGCTACAGTTTTCTACAGTGTATACTCAGATTTTAGAATTAGAAAAACAATGATGGCTCaaccattaaaggctaggctcataataataataataatatgtgttTGAGCctattttaattaggtatatgGAACTAAATGTTGAATAGCTTATTGTTAGAAAGATGAAAATTGTCATTCAGAAATTTTCTTACCTGTTAGTAGGATTTCATCTTTCTGTTGATGTTGTGTGTGATACATGCCATTAAGTTGGTTATGTATCTCCTGCCCCATAGTAATAAGACTGTTAGACTAGGTGGACATGAGAGAAGttcctaacaacaacaacaaaaaatagaaaagaaaatccacacttgggaggcagtggcaggcagatttctgaattcgaggccagcctggtctacagagtgggttccaggacagccagggctacacagagaaaccctctagaaaagaaaagaaaatcttttcccCTCGGTAGCTAAtaccttttttttggtttttgggtttttttcgagacagggtttaaaTGTATAATCTTTTCCTCTGGGGTGTTATTTGAAATAGAGAAGTCTTTTCTCAAGTGCTACTTTTGAAATCAGGTGTAAGGGTTACTAAAAGCCATTGTATTAATCTTTCTTCtaggtattttatatatacattttacctAAGTACACTAGTGATAAGTAGGTGTGTAAAAGAAATGAGGCAGTTAAAAAACAGAGAGGAGTAGGCCTACGGTCATTCAGTTAAGAGGAGGCCAGACaaactgtaaggcaaaagaaacccTTCTTTAAAAGCaagggctagagagctggctcagaggttaagagtacttgactgctcttccattaGACTGGAATTAATTTCTAGCATCACATGGTGTCCCTCTAAcccttcagttccagggaatccaatgacattttctggcctccaaggacaccagacatacacatagtACATGgacacatgcaggcaggcaaaacagccatatacAAAACAGTAACTTAATAAAAGGAAAGCAAGGTAAAGTAAACAAGAGAAAAGGTTCATCTGGAGACTGACTGCGACAGAAAGTTCCTTGAACTAATTCTAGAACCTTCTGTTTGTGTAAAACAGCGTAGTGTTTGCACACACACTTAGGTATACTGTGCATAATCTCTAGATTGCTTATAAAAGCAATAAACGTTTAATAGTGTTACACACTGGATTCTTTTGGAAAGGATATGAGGGGTGAGGAGTCCATATTTGTTTAGTGCTAatagggttttgttttccttacatACTTTTAGTCTGGATGTTGAAGATAATGTTATTAGTTCACTCTGTTCTAATGAGGCCATGAACCTGCTGACCTTCACAGTGACCTGACCCacttttccccatttttaaaaaaagtagggACTGAGGCCagtatggtggcatatacctttaattccaggacttgacaggcataggcaggaggatctcttgacttcaaggacatcctggtctacaaagtgagttccaggatagccagggctacacagaaaaaccctattttgaaaaaaaaacaaagtaggaaTTGAGAGAACAAACGTCTATATAGATGTATAGGTAAATGTAAAAAGGAATGATACATTTTAACCCAgactattttaaaaaccaaaaaatttgAAACTTTTCAATGTGAGTCCATCTATAGTGATATTTGGTGGGGAATAATGACTGTGTGCTTGTACAGTGAGATACTGACTGGAGGGGCTACTAAACATGTTTGCTCTTTTCCTTGTCATTCATGTTACTGCCCAATTCATATTAGAGTATTTTGTAACTTCAGAGAATTCCTTTATATCTTCCTTATGCAAATTGTTTTATTTGGTAGAACATTCCTTCCCCAAGAAGAAATTCAGTAGGATATAATTAAAATGCTCTAGAACTATATGGTGAATCTCGGACTACTGTCAATTTGATTATTTGCTGTTTGCAATAGAAGAGTAATGTGTATGGGGTTTGGGTTTTGAGGATTTAGGGTTTTTtcgttgtttttggtttttttcctggtGAACTTTTGGATTTGTTTgcgacagggtcttatgtagcatTGCCTTGCTTGGAACTCTCAGAAAtgtacctgcttctgcctcctgaagtgaggggattaaaggtgcatgccacacCAAACTCTGGCCCTGAAAGCTAGGTTTAAATTAAAAGCTATTGAGAGTTAGGGTCATGTCTTAGTGGAGCACTGGCTTGTGTATGGCCTGAGCTTGTGGAGCCACTGGAGAGTAAGGGAGCGATGAGTACTGTAGTTCAGGAGCCCAGGGTTTACAAGGCACTAGTAAAACATAAGTAGCAGACACTCATGATTTTACAGCTTAATGTTGCCGACTGTTCGTAGTAGAAATTGTTCAAAGCAAATAGGATTCAGAATTTACAGTTCTGAGTTATCTGAGAGGATGTTAAAGGTTTTTTGTTAATATCTATTATTaagctttgcctttttttttctttttaatgtgagtgttctatctgcatgtacacctttgtgccagaagagggcatcagatcccattacagatggttgtgagccaccatgtggttgctgggaattgaactcaggacctgtatTTTCAGAAGGCCATTTGTACACGTGGGACTACTTTGTACACTGAGgcctttgcatttttattttgttaggttCATTaggttttcatttcctgtttaattttaagtattaaaGATCACAACGTTTTACGGTAGAGTACTATTAGTAGAATTTTCTTCTGTATGAAGAAAATGTCCTGTGTTTCAAGAAAGCAAGCGGGATGTGATTTGGGCATTTGAAATGTCACTGGTGTTAAGTGTGTGgctttggtggtttttgtttttattttaaatttgtttttgttttgagtcaaggtTCCTGATTGCTGGAATAACAGCCATGTGCTACTATGCCTGGCAAGAActgaatttgtgttttattttcttgagatgaGTTGAGTTTTATACTgtacataattttaattaaatctaAGTACTGTTTGTCTCTTGGCTCCATATTGGTCAGCACAAACATGTATGTGGAAGCAGTAGATAATGGTTGGGCAGTGCGATGTAATTGTAGCTatataaaatgtttgtattttgcAATTAGGCCAAATTTGAATTTCATCACGGTGACTATGAGAAACAGTTTCTGCATGTACTGAGCCGCAAGGACAAGACAGGAATTGTTGTCAACAATCCTAACCAGTCAGTGTTTCTCTTCATTGACAGACAGCATTTGCAGGTAAGAAAAAATGTTTAGGACTAATTTGGGATATTGTGAAGTTAAAAAACCTGTCTTAGGTGCTTCCAGAGAACTTCCCAGGTGTTTCTTAGCTCCTAATCAGTGGCCTGGGAGCTAATTAAAAATAGACTCTCAGTTCCTGCTCTACTTTCAGTTAGagtatgtattttaaagaaatgatttgtgtgtgtggggggggtgcaaGTATGCAGATATGtatgtcttcatgtgggtctggtTCCTCAGGCAGTGGCCAAACCCTAGGGAATCCAGAATTATGCATACCACTCAGATCCTCATGCGTGCtctagcaagcactttactcattAAATTTTCTCCCTAGCCCTGGCAtagatgtttctttcttacttttaacAGCAatccactttgtttttgttttttgggttttttgttttggtttggtttttttcaaaacagggtttctctgtgtagctctggctgtcctggaactcactttgtagaccaagctggcctcgaactcagaaatctgcctgcctctgcctcccaagtgctgggattaaaggcgtgcaccaccagtgCTCGACTGCAATCCAGATTTTTATCAAAACCGCTTCCACAGATGTTCTCCAGTAAAATTTCAGGCTGAGAAATGATAGAATTGTCTAGGTCTGTTACTTATCCACTGCAAGACATACCAAGGTAAGGAACTCAGACATCTGAAGCTGTGTGCTCCAAAGCTATAGTATAGTTCTCACTAGCATGGGTAGATAGTACATGAGTAGATTCTGGCTCCAGAGAATGTGTTTCTGCTTGGTGTGAATTGCATAAGTCATATTATACAGTTACTGTGACTTGGTTTTGtgacattttaaatctttttcttttttttttttaaacaggcaaggagaactttttattgattttcctCAAAATTAGTTGTGGGTTATGCTTTAATAATTAAGGGAAACGTCAGCAGAAACATGTAGCTGATATGGAAGGGTACACGGTGTATAACACATATTAGCTGCAGCCTCCAGGGCAAGGCTTATCTTCTCGATTTGTTTTCAACAAGGCTTTAAccacaactgagctacatccatgTAGGTTTGTTGGATATTTAAAATAGCTTTCTGATCTCTTCTCTTGATAAACTCCTAAGTAGGAACAAGAAAGGCAcattgtgggctggtgagatggctcagtgggtaagagcacccgactgctcttccgaaggtcaggagttcaaatcccagcaaccacatggtggctcacaaccacccgtagtgagatctgatgccctcttctggagtgtctgaagacagctacagtgtacttacatataataaataaataaatctttttttaaaaaaaaaaaggcacatcgTGGAAGGCACTGCCGTATGTGACACCCTTCAACAGTGACAAGGTGGCCCCATTGCTGCAGCTGTCAGTGTGGGTCGTGCCCAGGTTCTGCCAACAGTCCTCAGTGACTACTGACTCAAGTTTCCCCTCTTCAGCATTCCACACAGCCTTTCTCTATCGTCTTAGTTTTTTTCCCTAGTTCTGAGATTGCAGAATTCTGGTGTCTGAGATGCTGGCTGAGTTCCTGGCAgaagtggttttttgtttttgttttgttttttttttttttcttttatcaacaAATGTTCCCAACAGGTTAACTGCTAGTCAAGTAGCATATGAAAAACCTCATGGGAATTTTTCTTTCTGGTCATGTCCACAGCAAATGAGAAACTTCATTCTAAAAGCCTTGGTAATAACCaagtctttttctgtttttgacacagggtctctctacatagactaggctgtcctttaactaagatctgcctgcttctccctcctgagtgtTGTGGCTCCCCACACCAGCTTCCTTGAAACTTGGTCTGGCATGTTTAAGACCTGTGATGTAGTCAATAACGCCAAAAGCATATTGTGAGCCCCCTTCAATCTCTCAGACTATTGTATAGAAAAGACTAAATTAACAAGTGTATTTCTCAAAGTTCTTAAAAGGTTTAGGACTCTTGATTTCTGCATCTGGGTTTCAGTGACCATCAAGAATAGAGTGGAAAGATAGCAGCTTTAAGTAAACTTGGAAATAAATCAAGTTTAaaagttgggctggagaaatggctcagcagttatgagcactgactgctcttccaaaggtcctgagttcaattcccatcaaccgcatggtggctcataaccatctgcaatgtgatctgacaccctcttctggtgtgtctgttttgtactcacatacaaaaaataaatcttaaaaaattacaaagatgGTTGTTTAAAATCAGGCagtggtagtgtatgcctttaatcccagcaggtagatctctgagtttaaggccagcctgatatacagagtgagttccagggtagccagggctatacagagaaaccctgtctcaaaaaactgggGGAAAATAAGATGGTTGTTTGTGCATATTAGAAGCCAGATCTCTGTACTGTTTAGGAGCAGATAAGAAGCCCAGATCTTTATTTCCTACTAGAGAGGACCTGTTGTGTCCTCTTCATTAGGGGAGCTTGTTTCTGGGCTGGAGGTTGGGGCACAGGACAGTTCTGTTGACTTCCCAGGTGTAGTGTTTTAATCTTAAATATGCACAAATTTATGCATAAATTCTCTGCATTTATTTCAAActactctttctttctcataTCCTGCATAGGTAATGAACTACATGTCTCTTGCCTTGTCATTACAGTCTTACAGCCGTAAGCCTTAAATTACTGACAgtttaaaactattaaaattattaaaaatgtgtttctctcTAGACTCCAAAAAACAAAGCCACCATCTTCAAGTTATGCAGCATCTGCCTCTACCTGCCACAGGAACAGCTCACCCACTGGGCAGTTGGCACCATAGAGGATCACCTCCGTCCTTACATGCCAGAGTAAATAAGAGCATTGACCAGCAAAATGGAGAAGACCAGAGAATGCAgcagctattttcttttcttgttttcttaccacttttctttcagagtttaaagaaaatggactcaTGCACAGAACACTATGCATTTTGAAACTTGTTCATCCtggatttattttaatcatttgtatcacagaactttaaaaaaaattagatgtcTTCTGCACGGACTGTGTGAAAGAAGGTGCATTGCAGATTGCTGCACTGCATCGGCATCTTACTAAAATGTGAAGGAAGGACTATTGTACACTGAAATGCTTACTGTATCTGAAAGCACAGGTGATGCTCAGTGTTGTGGTCTTCATGTTTGTGCTGGTGTTTGCCTCTGACATCTGTCATCAGTATTGAGGGTGAGAGTGAATGTAACAGGTATAAATAACACTTAAAAACTTAATAGCTTTGCTATAATCACCGTTGTTCCAGAGCACTGTCAGATTCATTATAATGACCAGATGGTTGTTACAAAAAGAAATTACAACCATGGGAAAGAAatcttaatggaaaaaaaagcatCTCATTGAGGCATTTCTGCCTCGTGTGCACTGGgccatgtttgttttcttggtactCATTAGTACACGTGTTTTTTCCCAGATCTCTTTCCCCGGGTTGCTGTTATAGAGTACTCTGCTGCGTGCAGATGCATTTATACACATCAAAGCAGATCTGGAGTCTGGTGTGGCTAACGCAGCTACAAAACCGAGAAACATTCATAGCTGCAAAAACCATCATAAGTAGAggacttttggtttttgttttgtttttttggtgttagaaattttaattacaaataaaaaatccAGTGAATTTTGCAGCAATACTGGTTTCTACACCATCCTAAAGAAGTTGAGTGTTTGGGATAGAAAACGAAAGTGGGGAATCTCACATTGTAAAAATAACTGCAGAGTGAAGAGTTCTGAAAGCAGAACTTGTTTGTGCAATGAACATAAGGAAAGACTACTGTATagcttttacttttgttgtttttgttttcttttaaatgaagaaaagctTTGCTTAAGGGTTGCATACTTTTATTGGAGTAAATCGGAATGATTCTACTCTTTTGGAGTAAAACTAGTGCTTACTGGTTTCCATTTGTATTTAGCTTCTGGttggaatttgaaaaaaaaaaaaagggaaagaaacctAAATAAAATAGGTGAAAGCTTCCCGGCTATTCAGATGGATGTATAAAAATAGCagtgataagttttttttttttttaaatcccatgtCTCTGGTCACTTAAGGTTGTTTTATCAGAAGAATTTGATAGAACATTTTGAAGGTTTGTCTTGCAGCTATCATTCTGTCAAAGTTTGGAGTAGAAGTAGATATACAGTTGGAGAGCTTTGCCCAAGATCGTATAAATAGAGGATTTAAGTCATCAGTTTGGATCTAGAGGCCAGTGgctttataaaaatcattttactgTGTTCAACATGTTAGGCAATTCAGCACCCATTTTATGTCAATAATTTAGGAACATTGTCAAGAACAGTGTAGATGTTCTGGTATAACACATTAAGATTTTgccacatttttttctctatatattttacatatttaatgagCCATATGGTATTTATTGCACACatcctttatttttgtctttggtgCTTAGGTTTATGTTACAGTACAGGATTTTGTGGTGGATGGGGTGTTAAAGATACCTTAGAGTACCATTACCAAACTTAAAAAGTAACaatacaccaggcatggtggggcagcttttaaccccagcacttgggaggctgaggcaggtggatttctgagtttgaggccagcctggtctacagagtgagttccaggacagccaggactacacagagaaacccagtctcaaaaaaccaaaacaaaaacaatatgcCATCCATGTTCTAGTTCTGCTAATTAGCTCAAAAAATTTGGAGTTTGTCCAAGCTGAGATTGACTTTGTACCCTTCAGGTTACTATCCAAAAGCAAATGCCATCTCCTTAAAACTAACTTTGGTTTCTGCACTATGAACTCACTGTTAGTGACTGATGACAAACAGTACGAAAACGCTgacccctccttttctcccttgagTTAGAATGAATCTTAGTGCCAAGCCAAGACAACCGCTTGAAAAGTGTTTCAGCCTTTGTGTGTCTAGCTGTTGCACCCTATGTGTATCTGTATCCCATGCAtgcaatgcctgtggaggccaggaggtGACCCCTGGGGCTGATTAACTGTTGAGCTGTAGGGGgctggaagagcagctgatgctcttGTTGCATTGTCTCTAGCCGTCTTGGTTGCAAAGCAGATTTTCCAAATTAACCCTCAAATGTTTCTCAGCCTTGTCACATGATGTGGCCATAAGACTTTCTGAAGCACTATCACAGATAAATCCAAACTTGCCTGTATCCAGTCCTCCCGGACTGGAAGCAGCTCCTACAAGGAGTATAGTATACAGGTCTTTTTGTTGGATGGAGTAGAGATCAAGATCTAGGTTTCCAGTTTGTCCACAA
It encodes:
- the C13H6orf62 gene encoding uncharacterized protein C6orf62 homolog — translated: MGDPNSRKKQALNRLRAQLRKKKESLADQFDFKMYIAFVFKEKKKKSALFEVSEVIPVMTNNYEENILKGVRDSSYSLESSLELLQKDVVQLHAPRYQSMRRDVIGCTQEMDFILWPRNDIEKIVCLLFSRWKESDEPFRPVQAKFEFHHGDYEKQFLHVLSRKDKTGIVVNNPNQSVFLFIDRQHLQTPKNKATIFKLCSICLYLPQEQLTHWAVGTIEDHLRPYMPE